In Oscillatoria acuminata PCC 6304, a single window of DNA contains:
- a CDS encoding DVUA0089 family protein → MRAQIVPDRTLPNPSQVINQGTGLTIEGGTQAGGNLFHSFTEFSVPTGIEAYFNNSPDIIHIISRITGSNLSNIDGLIRANGNSNLFLINPNGIVLGPNATLDIGGSFVLSTAEAIQFSDRHLFSATNPTESPLLTLAVPIGLQYGPTGGNITLEGSRLEVAQQRNLAILGGNVSMNGGQLLAPLGNITLAGISSGEIALENTIPEFSKTVRGSDVTLTNGAIVDVTGSNGSIQVQGNHITLIGGSQLLSGLPLNGGEIDSRAGDIRVHAWGDIRLSERSLISNLVSSGALGTGGNIQVTGNSVSLTSGGRITTETAGIGPAGTIQINTPVLEISGFSPDGLFSGILSQSQGVESGGSGQIRINDANNPVGEVRLRDRGFIATVTESHQAGGDIDLNLNRLSIESGGQIITIATQTGNAGNITVTATESITIAGNSGRFLASPFDTNEVTLFSLDDLEFIRDFNPEVEASGPGGIPYVTVERTAEEIRSGNTVFAPATESFDYFSFTVVAAGRAIFDIDGGDGYQDIPGSFDSELFLFDRWTGEIIALNDDASMNDGALGSSVEQDSYISVNRLDPGTYVIGVGEFDTVSHPVELLEGDQVDVGDTYRLQISLEHQGTTMAVPLEPINENNFNPNYGGSSGIVSLTRTGGKSGDIRIQTGNLMLESTGQIGVATFGEGQAGDIRITANSLDNIRSDLSNITRGNGNTGNIFILAETVKLSNNARVNVSNFDGGSTADIQINAGSVDLLNGSLINNSTYLEGDAGRIVINARDRLSLTGNLDSDESRIFNLVGGPSASGNAAGIELNTGALIMADGAGINSTTYGEGNAGNITINATEEVIINQPGANERGSFIWSRVRTTGRGNAGNIVVNTPSLLINDKAAISSFTQGIGNAGSVTIQAGEIVVSAESSIDSSVESTAIGDGGEVNINARILSLIDNSQVSAKTEGQGDGGEVRIQVTEAIALDQSQITTSSITIGRGGDVQVQTGNLLLDNQSSITGETTASQGGNLQLEVSSGLLMRRGSQITATAGTAGAGGDGGNINISAPVVLAFPTENSDITANAFEGDGGNIQLSAEGILGLEFRAQPTPRSDITASSELGVSGNVTLSTPEVAPGSGLVDLPQQLSDINNQVTVGCAADQGNSFTIVGRGGLPSDPNETIRGQTVWEDLRQFSPQNTTATQTVIPGRSQPLPPLVEATEWRINPEGNIALIATIPATLGDRLPPCPSSPTSPIGEAQ, encoded by the coding sequence GTGAGGGCACAAATTGTCCCCGATCGCACCTTACCCAATCCGTCCCAAGTGATCAATCAAGGGACGGGTTTGACGATTGAAGGGGGAACCCAGGCGGGGGGAAATTTATTTCATAGTTTTACAGAATTTTCAGTTCCCACGGGTATTGAAGCCTATTTTAATAATAGCCCGGATATTATCCATATTATTAGTCGAATTACGGGCAGTAATCTCTCCAATATTGATGGTTTAATTCGCGCCAATGGCAACAGCAATCTGTTTTTAATCAATCCGAATGGAATTGTTTTGGGTCCCAATGCTACCCTGGATATAGGCGGGTCATTTGTTCTATCTACAGCGGAGGCAATCCAGTTTAGCGATCGCCATCTCTTTAGTGCTACAAATCCCACCGAATCCCCCCTCCTCACCCTAGCAGTTCCCATCGGATTACAATATGGTCCAACCGGGGGAAATATCACCCTAGAAGGGTCCCGCTTAGAAGTGGCACAACAGCGCAATTTAGCTATTTTAGGCGGGAATGTGAGCATGAACGGGGGACAGCTACTCGCCCCGTTGGGTAACATTACCTTAGCGGGAATTAGTTCCGGAGAAATTGCCCTAGAAAATACTATTCCCGAGTTTTCTAAAACCGTCAGGGGGTCTGATGTTACCCTGACAAATGGGGCGATCGTGGATGTCACCGGCAGCAATGGGAGTATTCAAGTACAGGGGAATCATATCACTCTAATCGGCGGTTCTCAGTTGCTCTCTGGACTGCCACTGAATGGGGGTGAAATTGATTCCAGGGCCGGGGATATTCGAGTCCATGCCTGGGGGGATATCCGCCTGAGTGAGCGCAGTCTGATTAGCAATTTAGTCTCCTCGGGAGCATTAGGAACTGGGGGAAATATTCAGGTTACGGGCAATTCAGTGAGTCTGACTTCGGGGGGGAGAATTACTACAGAGACAGCAGGAATTGGACCCGCTGGAACTATTCAGATTAATACGCCGGTTTTAGAGATTTCTGGGTTTAGTCCCGATGGGTTATTTAGTGGAATTCTCTCTCAATCTCAAGGGGTGGAGAGTGGAGGGAGTGGACAGATTAGGATTAATGACGCGAATAATCCTGTGGGGGAGGTTCGCTTGCGCGATCGCGGATTTATTGCCACAGTTACGGAGAGTCATCAAGCGGGGGGAGATATTGACTTAAACTTAAATCGGTTATCCATAGAAAGTGGGGGACAAATCATTACCATTGCTACCCAGACGGGAAACGCTGGCAACATTACGGTAACCGCCACAGAAAGCATCACTATTGCTGGAAATAGTGGCCGGTTTTTGGCCTCCCCTTTTGATACCAATGAGGTCACCCTTTTTAGTCTGGATGACTTAGAATTTATCCGGGATTTTAATCCAGAAGTCGAGGCATCGGGTCCCGGTGGAATTCCCTATGTTACCGTAGAACGAACGGCGGAGGAAATCCGGAGTGGCAATACAGTATTTGCCCCAGCAACCGAGAGTTTTGATTATTTTTCCTTTACTGTTGTGGCAGCGGGACGGGCTATTTTTGATATTGATGGGGGCGATGGATATCAGGATATTCCTGGTAGCTTTGATTCGGAACTGTTTCTATTTGATCGCTGGACAGGAGAGATTATTGCCCTAAATGATGACGCTAGTATGAACGATGGTGCTTTAGGCAGTAGTGTCGAACAAGATTCCTATATTTCAGTTAATCGCCTAGATCCAGGCACTTATGTAATTGGCGTGGGGGAATTCGATACGGTTTCCCATCCCGTGGAACTCCTAGAAGGGGATCAGGTGGATGTGGGGGATACCTATCGCTTGCAGATCTCTTTGGAACATCAAGGGACAACGATGGCAGTCCCCTTAGAACCCATCAATGAAAATAATTTTAATCCCAATTATGGCGGCAGCAGTGGAATAGTTTCCCTGACTCGAACCGGAGGAAAGAGTGGTGATATCCGCATACAAACGGGAAATTTAATGCTGGAATCAACTGGACAAATTGGCGTAGCAACCTTTGGAGAGGGACAAGCTGGGGATATTAGAATTACGGCTAATTCCTTGGATAACATTCGGTCAGATCTGTCCAATATTACCCGAGGGAACGGGAATACTGGCAATATTTTTATTCTAGCGGAAACGGTAAAGTTGAGTAATAATGCTCGGGTAAATGTGAGTAACTTTGATGGAGGTAGCACGGCAGATATTCAGATTAATGCCGGGAGTGTTGATCTGTTGAATGGGAGCCTAATTAATAATAGTACCTACCTGGAGGGAGATGCCGGTCGAATTGTGATTAATGCTCGTGATCGCCTATCCCTAACCGGAAATTTGGACAGTGATGAAAGCCGAATCTTCAACTTAGTCGGAGGGCCTTCTGCCTCGGGAAATGCCGCAGGAATCGAACTGAATACGGGGGCATTAATAATGGCTGATGGGGCGGGAATTAATTCTACTACCTATGGAGAAGGAAATGCTGGAAACATCACAATTAATGCTACAGAAGAGGTGATTATTAACCAACCCGGGGCCAATGAACGGGGTTCATTTATCTGGAGTCGAGTCCGGACCACCGGGCGCGGAAATGCAGGTAATATCGTCGTCAATACTCCCTCATTGCTAATCAATGACAAGGCAGCAATCTCCAGTTTTACCCAAGGTATTGGGAATGCCGGAAGTGTGACAATTCAAGCTGGAGAGATTGTGGTATCGGCGGAATCTTCTATTGATAGTAGCGTCGAATCCACAGCAATCGGTGATGGCGGAGAAGTGAATATTAATGCAAGAATTCTCTCGTTAATAGATAATTCTCAAGTCAGTGCTAAAACTGAGGGACAGGGAGATGGAGGAGAAGTCAGAATTCAAGTCACCGAGGCGATCGCCTTGGATCAGAGTCAGATTACAACCAGCAGTATAACCATAGGCAGGGGGGGGGATGTGCAAGTTCAAACCGGAAATTTACTGTTAGATAATCAGTCCTCTATTACCGGAGAAACTACCGCCTCTCAAGGGGGCAATTTGCAATTAGAAGTCAGTAGTGGCCTCCTGATGCGGCGAGGCAGTCAAATTACAGCGACAGCGGGAACGGCAGGGGCCGGTGGCGATGGGGGAAATATCAATATTTCGGCCCCAGTTGTTCTCGCCTTTCCCACAGAAAATAGTGATATTACTGCCAATGCTTTTGAAGGGGATGGGGGGAATATTCAACTCTCTGCTGAAGGAATTCTCGGATTAGAATTTAGAGCCCAACCCACCCCCCGAAGTGATATCACGGCAAGTTCTGAATTGGGAGTTTCTGGCAATGTCACCCTCTCCACTCCCGAAGTCGCCCCGGGGTCTGGATTGGTGGACTTGCCGCAGCAGCTTTCAGACATCAATAACCAAGTCACCGTCGGTTGTGCGGCAGATCAGGGCAATTCGTTTACTATTGTTGGACGGGGGGGATTACCGTCAGACCCCAATGAGACAATCCGGGGTCAAACCGTCTGGGAGGATTTGCGCCAATTTTCCCCACAGAACACAACCGCGACTCAAACAGTAATCCCGGGGCGATCGCAACCCTTGCCACCGTTGGTAGAAGCAACCGAATGGAGGATTAATCCAGAGGGAAACATCGCCTTAATTGCTACTATACCCGCCACCCTGGGCGATCGTCTCCCACCCTGTCCTTCCTCACCCACCTCACCCATTGGGGAGGCACAATAG
- a CDS encoding CHAT domain-containing protein produces the protein MIRTLTTYLQSRQIRQFFLLTILTIIIILHPHPASPISMAVSQTSDPTELVQRGTSHYQQGQFLEATKLWEKASAIYTTRLAPLDQAQTLTYLALAYHKLGRRPQAATAIAESLELLQQVNPLPSRGLAIFAQALNTRGILELAAGQNQAALETWRQATATYTHAGDDLGKLGSLINQAQALQALGQYRRARTLLEEWIIELDQKPDTLLKADGLRSLGVALQTIGDLEQSQAVLEQSWRVSDRLQSPGDTSATLLNIGNIARYLHRHDIAITYYQQAEQLATEPLTRSQAQLNQFSLFIALGDWDAAVRLRPQLQSHLATLPPSQAALYARVNFAASWSKMGEDLPEIAQGLAEVIAIAKELQDGRSQAYALTQLGQLYRQAEQWQEAKTLTEQALQIAQSIQADEIIAPAAWQLGQIFTQQQQLQPALTAYNIAFETLKNLRRDLVAISPDLQFDFKESVEPVYRELVSLLLQPDATPKDIEQARQVMEALQIAELDNFFREACLDMQPVQLEQIDTQAAAIYPIVLPDRLEVILSLPDQPLRHYTTPLSGSRIEATLEDLRSAMHPGYSSPERLRISAQVYDWLIRPVEADLAKSEITTLVFIPDGGFASIPLAALYDGSRYLIETYNTALSPGLQLFPQGLSQEKLTALTAGLTEGRQGFSPLPGVAQEFQQITQEVSGDTLLDRQFTRAQFEAQLNRKSYPIIHLATHGQFSSNPEETFLLTWDGRIAIKDFDQFFNKQRLGILKPIELLVMSACQTATGDKRATLGLAGFALRSGARSTLASLWSVHDQSTADLMSEFYRQLTRTEGGMTKTEALRQAQLALLNDPLHKHPYYWSAFILVGNWL, from the coding sequence ATGATCAGAACCCTCACAACCTATCTCCAGTCCCGTCAAATCCGGCAATTTTTCCTGCTCACAATCCTCACAATTATCATAATTCTCCACCCCCATCCCGCCTCCCCCATCTCGATGGCGGTCTCCCAAACCTCCGACCCCACCGAATTAGTCCAACGGGGTACCAGCCACTATCAACAGGGACAATTCCTAGAGGCAACCAAGCTATGGGAAAAGGCATCAGCCATTTATACCACTCGCCTCGCCCCCTTAGACCAAGCCCAAACTCTCACTTATCTGGCCTTAGCTTATCATAAGTTAGGCCGCCGCCCCCAAGCCGCCACCGCCATCGCCGAGAGTTTGGAACTCTTGCAACAGGTTAATCCCCTGCCCTCCAGAGGGTTGGCGATTTTCGCCCAAGCCTTGAATACTCGGGGCATTCTGGAACTCGCTGCTGGACAAAATCAAGCTGCTTTGGAGACCTGGAGACAAGCCACCGCGACTTATACTCACGCTGGAGATGACCTGGGTAAGTTAGGGAGTCTGATTAACCAAGCCCAAGCCCTGCAAGCCTTGGGTCAGTATCGCCGCGCTCGCACGTTGTTAGAAGAATGGATTATTGAGTTAGATCAAAAACCGGATACCCTCTTGAAAGCCGATGGATTGCGGAGTTTGGGGGTTGCCCTCCAAACCATCGGGGATTTAGAACAATCCCAGGCAGTTTTAGAACAGAGTTGGCGAGTCAGCGATCGCCTCCAATCCCCGGGGGATACTAGCGCCACCTTACTCAATATCGGGAACATCGCCCGGTATTTACATCGCCATGATATCGCCATTACCTACTATCAACAAGCGGAACAATTAGCCACGGAACCCCTGACGCGATCGCAAGCCCAACTCAACCAGTTTAGCCTATTCATCGCCCTCGGTGACTGGGATGCCGCCGTCCGATTACGCCCCCAACTGCAATCTCACCTCGCCACCCTTCCCCCGAGTCAAGCCGCCCTCTATGCCCGGGTCAATTTTGCCGCCAGTTGGAGCAAAATGGGGGAAGATTTGCCCGAAATAGCCCAAGGGTTAGCCGAAGTCATTGCGATCGCCAAGGAACTACAAGATGGGCGATCGCAAGCCTACGCCCTCACCCAACTGGGGCAGCTTTACCGCCAAGCCGAACAGTGGCAAGAAGCCAAAACCCTCACGGAACAAGCCCTCCAAATCGCCCAATCCATTCAAGCTGATGAAATTATCGCCCCTGCTGCTTGGCAACTGGGTCAGATTTTCACCCAGCAGCAGCAACTTCAACCAGCCCTCACGGCGTATAATATTGCCTTTGAAACCTTGAAAAACTTGCGCCGGGACTTAGTAGCCATTTCTCCGGACCTCCAGTTTGATTTCAAAGAAAGTGTAGAACCTGTCTATCGCGAACTGGTGAGTTTACTCCTCCAACCCGATGCCACCCCGAAAGACATTGAACAAGCCAGACAAGTCATGGAAGCCTTGCAAATTGCTGAATTAGACAACTTTTTCCGAGAGGCTTGCTTAGATATGCAGCCGGTACAATTAGAGCAAATTGATACTCAAGCGGCTGCAATTTATCCCATTGTCTTACCCGATCGCCTGGAAGTGATTCTCTCCTTGCCGGATCAACCCTTGCGCCATTATACCACTCCCCTGAGTGGCAGTCGCATCGAAGCCACCCTGGAAGACCTGCGATCGGCCATGCACCCCGGCTATTCCTCCCCGGAACGGTTGCGCATTTCCGCCCAAGTCTATGACTGGCTGATTCGACCCGTCGAAGCAGATTTAGCTAAAAGTGAGATTACCACCCTCGTCTTTATTCCCGATGGCGGTTTCGCATCCATTCCCCTGGCCGCCCTGTATGACGGCAGCCGTTATTTGATTGAAACCTATAATACTGCTCTCAGTCCAGGGTTACAACTGTTTCCCCAAGGACTCAGCCAGGAAAAACTCACCGCCCTCACTGCTGGGTTAACCGAAGGGCGACAAGGATTTTCCCCCCTCCCCGGAGTCGCCCAAGAGTTCCAACAAATTACCCAAGAAGTTTCCGGGGATACCTTGCTCGATCGCCAATTTACTCGCGCCCAATTTGAAGCTCAACTTAATCGGAAATCTTACCCCATTATTCACCTAGCCACCCACGGACAATTTAGTTCTAATCCCGAGGAAACCTTTTTACTGACTTGGGACGGTCGAATTGCGATTAAAGACTTCGATCAATTTTTTAATAAGCAACGCTTAGGAATTCTCAAACCCATTGAGCTATTAGTGATGAGTGCTTGTCAAACAGCAACTGGCGACAAACGTGCTACACTCGGTTTAGCAGGATTTGCACTCCGTTCCGGAGCCCGCAGCACCCTGGCTAGTCTCTGGTCCGTTCACGACCAATCTACCGCTGATTTAATGAGCGAGTTTTATCGCCAATTAACCCGAACTGAGGGAGGAATGACAAAAACCGAGGCGTTGCGCCAAGCTCAATTGGCCCTATTAAATGACCCCTTGCACAAACATCCCTATTATTGGTCGGCGTTTATTTTAGTCGGAAATTGGTTATGA
- a CDS encoding CHASE2 domain-containing protein, translating into MWQQLQQKIGGWRGPILITPAVAGVIVALSSAGFLHLFEWAALDTWFRLRPQESIDSRIVIITINEPDIKYVQQWPMSDRIMTQLIQNINAQNPRLIGLDIYRDLPVEPGHEELTALFEITPNLIGVEKVAGNPIAPPPRLAELGQVASNDMLLDRDGKIRRGMVLVGKPDGTLLEGFATLLALKYLETEGIELAVADEAQSIYQLGQAKFIPLTGNEGEYSKRDGGGYQILVNYRGGLDRFAHISLTEVLENRIPPDLFRDRIILIGAEAPSLNDSFQTPYTNTLFGIPELMPGVVIHANLTSQILSSALDNRSMLYATPKSLKWGLIFLSSGYSALLGSLWLRTRWSGPGIILGAVVLIGTSYLAFLSGWLIPFFTPILALVSAGVFSIGYTLWSNLKLSYHQLAKYAKTLEEKNQELKRLDGLKDEFLANTSHELRTPLNGIIGIADSLIDGVTGPLSEPTIFNLETITTSGRRLSHLVNDILDFSQLKHKNIELQLKPLDLRAIAQVVLNLSKPLIEDKDLQLINAIPADFIAVNADENRVQQILHNLIGNGIKFTESGLVEVSAKIVDDFVAITVTDTGIGIPQDKLSRIFESFEQADGSTAREYGGTGLGLAIAKQLIELHHGSIDVESEVGKGSCFTFTLPRTTAAVAPKKPPLIYPERLNRTPAPVTQQTSLNNPVLATEIYISEGAEFKILIVDDEPINLQVLANTLSLQNYAITRAANGLKALEIIENGFKPDLILLDVMMPRMTGYEVCEKIRQKFAAIDLPIVMLTAKNQVSDLVEGFSAGANDYLMKPFNKNELLTRIKTHIRLAKINAAYGRFVPHDFLHFLGQESIVDVKLGNHIKKEMTVLFSDIRDFTSLSEEMSPEETFHFINSYLSRVSPIIRDRNGFIDKYIGDAIMALFPNSADDAVSGAIAMQHQVKLFNEHRQENGQVPIQIGIGLHTGSLMLGTIGEAERMESTVISDAVNLASRLEGLTKQYGSAILISEDTLNKLENREFYQYRFLDRVQVKGKKVSVAVFEIYNSEPHDCIELKSKTLAQFELAIACYQEGNFEQSQTLFEQILTLNPSDRAALLYLQRCHKYIKQGVPKDWIGIEAMSEK; encoded by the coding sequence ATGTGGCAACAGTTACAACAAAAAATCGGCGGGTGGCGTGGCCCAATCCTAATCACTCCAGCAGTTGCTGGGGTGATTGTTGCCTTGAGTAGCGCTGGTTTTTTACATTTGTTTGAATGGGCCGCCCTAGATACCTGGTTTCGCCTGCGTCCCCAAGAATCCATAGACTCGCGAATTGTCATCATTACCATTAATGAACCGGACATCAAGTATGTCCAACAATGGCCAATGAGCGATCGCATCATGACCCAATTAATCCAAAATATCAACGCTCAAAACCCGCGATTGATTGGATTAGATATTTACCGGGATTTGCCCGTAGAACCGGGTCATGAAGAATTAACTGCCCTATTTGAAATCACTCCTAATCTCATTGGAGTGGAAAAAGTTGCCGGAAACCCAATTGCACCCCCGCCCCGATTAGCGGAACTCGGACAAGTGGCCTCCAACGATATGTTACTCGATCGCGATGGAAAAATCCGCCGGGGCATGGTTTTGGTTGGGAAACCCGATGGGACATTACTTGAAGGATTTGCCACCCTTCTAGCCTTAAAATATTTAGAAACGGAAGGGATTGAATTGGCAGTTGCCGATGAAGCCCAATCCATTTATCAACTGGGTCAAGCTAAATTTATTCCCCTCACCGGCAACGAGGGAGAATATAGTAAACGAGACGGGGGTGGCTATCAAATATTAGTCAACTATCGCGGTGGACTCGACCGCTTTGCTCATATTTCCCTCACCGAGGTGTTGGAAAATCGCATTCCCCCGGATTTGTTTCGCGATCGCATTATCTTGATTGGGGCTGAAGCCCCCAGTCTGAATGACTCCTTTCAAACCCCCTATACTAATACCCTGTTTGGCATCCCCGAATTAATGCCCGGAGTGGTCATTCATGCCAATTTAACCAGCCAAATTTTAAGTAGCGCCCTCGATAACCGTTCGATGCTATATGCTACCCCCAAATCCTTAAAATGGGGGTTAATTTTTCTCAGTTCTGGATATAGTGCTCTCCTCGGTTCCCTCTGGCTAAGAACCCGCTGGTCCGGACCCGGAATTATCCTCGGGGCCGTGGTTCTAATTGGTACTTCCTACCTCGCCTTTTTATCCGGTTGGTTAATTCCTTTTTTTACCCCCATCTTAGCCCTCGTCAGTGCCGGGGTCTTTAGCATCGGCTACACCCTCTGGAGTAACCTAAAATTATCCTATCACCAATTAGCGAAATATGCCAAAACCTTAGAAGAAAAAAATCAAGAACTCAAACGTCTTGATGGACTCAAAGATGAATTTCTAGCCAATACCTCCCATGAACTCCGCACTCCCCTGAATGGGATTATTGGCATTGCTGATTCCTTAATTGATGGGGTAACCGGACCCTTATCAGAACCGACCATTTTTAATTTAGAAACCATCACCACCAGTGGTCGCCGGTTATCCCATTTAGTCAATGATATCCTCGATTTTTCTCAACTTAAACATAAAAATATCGAACTGCAACTCAAACCCTTAGATTTGCGGGCGATCGCCCAAGTTGTCCTCAATTTGAGTAAACCCTTAATTGAGGATAAAGACTTACAACTGATTAATGCTATCCCCGCCGACTTTATCGCCGTCAATGCCGATGAAAATCGGGTGCAGCAAATCCTCCATAACCTCATTGGCAATGGCATCAAATTTACCGAATCCGGCTTAGTTGAAGTGTCAGCTAAAATAGTAGACGACTTTGTAGCCATTACCGTTACCGATACTGGAATTGGCATTCCCCAAGACAAACTCAGTCGCATTTTTGAATCCTTTGAACAAGCCGATGGTTCCACCGCCCGAGAATATGGCGGAACTGGATTAGGATTGGCGATCGCCAAGCAACTCATCGAATTACATCACGGAAGCATTGACGTTGAATCTGAAGTGGGAAAAGGGTCATGCTTTACCTTTACCTTACCCCGCACAACTGCTGCCGTCGCCCCCAAAAAACCCCCTCTCATTTATCCCGAACGCCTCAATCGGACCCCGGCCCCGGTGACTCAACAGACCTCTCTAAATAACCCCGTTTTAGCCACAGAAATTTATATCAGTGAAGGGGCAGAATTCAAAATTTTAATCGTTGATGATGAACCGATCAACCTACAAGTTCTCGCCAATACCCTCTCCCTGCAAAATTATGCCATTACCCGCGCCGCCAATGGTCTAAAAGCCTTAGAAATTATTGAAAATGGATTTAAGCCCGACTTAATCCTCCTCGATGTCATGATGCCTCGGATGACTGGATATGAAGTCTGCGAAAAAATTCGTCAAAAATTTGCAGCGATCGACCTCCCCATTGTTATGCTGACTGCAAAAAATCAAGTCTCGGATCTTGTAGAAGGCTTTAGCGCCGGGGCCAATGATTATTTAATGAAACCCTTTAATAAAAATGAACTACTCACCCGGATTAAAACTCATATTCGGCTGGCTAAAATTAATGCGGCTTATGGCAGATTTGTTCCCCATGACTTTTTGCATTTTCTCGGCCAAGAAAGTATCGTAGATGTGAAATTGGGCAATCATATCAAAAAAGAAATGACCGTCTTATTTTCGGACATTCGGGATTTTACCAGCCTATCCGAGGAAATGTCCCCCGAAGAAACCTTTCATTTTATTAATAGTTACTTAAGCCGAGTCAGTCCGATTATCCGCGATCGCAACGGATTCATCGATAAATATATTGGGGATGCGATTATGGCCCTCTTCCCCAACTCTGCCGACGATGCCGTATCCGGGGCGATCGCCATGCAACATCAAGTCAAGTTATTTAACGAACATCGCCAGGAAAACGGACAAGTCCCCATTCAAATCGGTATCGGCTTGCATACCGGCAGTTTAATGCTAGGAACCATTGGCGAAGCCGAACGGATGGAAAGTACGGTGATTTCCGATGCGGTCAATTTAGCCTCCCGATTAGAAGGATTAACTAAACAATATGGTTCAGCAATTTTAATTAGTGAAGACACCTTAAATAAACTGGAAAACCGGGAGTTCTATCAATATCGATTCTTAGATCGCGTCCAAGTCAAAGGCAAAAAAGTCAGTGTGGCTGTCTTTGAAATTTACAATTCCGAACCCCACGACTGCATCGAACTCAAAAGCAAAACCTTAGCCCAGTTTGAACTGGCGATCGCCTGTTATCAAGAAGGCAATTTCGAGCAATCCCAAACCCTATTTGAGCAAATTCTCACCCTTAACCCCAGCGATCGGGCGGCGCTTCTCTATTTGCAGCGTTGTCATAAGTATATTAAACAGGGTGTTCCTAAAGATTGGATAGGGATAGAAGCGATGAGCGAAAAATAG
- a CDS encoding DUF928 domain-containing protein: protein MNYRPRIVIPSFMFVALAGAMALSALAQPVQAESVKVPTLISLQFRPPGDPTPATSVGGGTRGNVRFAPPGEAAPASSVGGGTRGNVRFAPPGEAAPLTSVSGGSRGEEGSLSPGAQGLEAIALLPATQHGRTISARPTFFVYVPPTATEKVFFSIQDQDGNHHYQTTLEINGGGSIVSFTLPETAPELEIDKDYLWFFVPLDVSGRLQPDSYSVTGWVKRVEALPTEGDLEALSLATAYAEAGVWYDTLTTLAVAQINQPDNLTLAEEWRSLLGQVGLEAIASSPVIVQPSP from the coding sequence ATGAACTACAGGCCACGCATTGTTATTCCCAGCTTCATGTTTGTAGCCCTCGCCGGGGCAATGGCCCTATCCGCTTTGGCCCAGCCCGTCCAAGCGGAATCGGTTAAAGTCCCTACCTTGATTAGCCTCCAATTTCGGCCCCCCGGCGACCCGACCCCCGCAACCAGCGTGGGAGGAGGCACTCGCGGTAACGTGAGATTTGCCCCTCCTGGAGAGGCTGCCCCCGCAAGCAGTGTGGGGGGAGGCACTCGCGGTAACGTGAGATTTGCCCCTCCTGGAGAAGCTGCCCCCCTAACCAGTGTCAGTGGTGGCAGCCGGGGGGAGGAGGGGTCTCTCAGCCCGGGGGCTCAGGGGCTAGAGGCGATCGCCCTTTTACCCGCCACCCAACATGGACGCACCATCTCCGCACGTCCCACGTTCTTTGTTTATGTGCCACCCACCGCAACGGAAAAAGTCTTTTTCAGCATCCAAGATCAAGACGGGAATCATCACTACCAAACTACCTTAGAAATCAACGGTGGTGGTTCAATTGTCAGTTTTACCCTGCCGGAAACTGCACCGGAACTGGAAATTGACAAGGACTATCTCTGGTTCTTCGTCCCCTTAGATGTCAGTGGGCGGCTACAGCCGGATAGTTACAGCGTCACGGGATGGGTGAAGCGCGTGGAAGCCCTCCCCACGGAAGGGGACTTAGAGGCCCTCTCCTTGGCAACTGCTTATGCAGAAGCCGGGGTCTGGTACGATACCCTCACAACCTTAGCCGTCGCCCAAATCAACCAGCCGGATAATCTCACTTTAGCCGAAGAGTGGCGCAGTCTCCTCGGACAAGTCGGATTAGAGGCGATCGCCTCTAGTCCTGTGATCGTCCAACCCTCACCCTAA